In Oryza sativa Japonica Group chromosome 8, ASM3414082v1, the sequence AACCAGATGGAGTATGCCTTGTTGTTGGTACTTGTGCTCGTGGATTTGACAGAAATACAACAAGTGACATTATTTTCAGTAGCTCATCCATAAAGAGAGCAGGAAATTCAGGAGTACAACTGTTCTGGGAGGTAATTGATTTTCTCCCAGCATTTTGACACAAAGTTAATGCTTCGAGatgaactgaaaaaaaaattcaaaattttaaaagcaCTTATCTCAACATAATTTCATTAGAACAAAATGCTTCTGGCACTGCTAacctctttttttaaaatttcttttAACTGTTATCCTCATTTGCAAAATCAGCTTTCTATCTATTGCATGAATAATTTCATTTTTCATGTTTTGATTTGTTTAATAGTCTATTCTCACTAATTATGTTAGGGTTTTCCTGCTGGTTCTGGTCCCACGGATCGCACTACATACATGTTCACCTATGTTGATCCACATTCTGGGGGCCCAAAGCTAGAAGAACTTTTGGAGACGTTCTGGGATCTTATGCCTGCTTACGAGGTAAACAAATGCGATCCTATGTGACAGTTGTAAAAAATACAATGTGTTATCGTGTACAACTGTACATTTACACCATGGTCGATAAATTGTACAGAAAAGAGAACTCAACTCATGTGTTTATGGAAGTTCTTTTGTTTCAAGTTAGTGAACTACTTGGTTGTGTACTGTAAAATAACGTTGATAATCTATGCACCATTGAATTAAGagctgaaaaatatatattggcATATTCTGAACTTTTGATATGTagagatacttggataactatGCTTTGTTCTTAATTCTTATTTTTGTGCTCATTGTAGGATGTGGTTCTTGAAAACCTGGATATAATGAGAGTCATATTTGGAATTTTCCCAACCTATCGGAATAGGTAACAGAAATTTATATTTATCATTCCCCTCATggttattagatgataataaaatacAAATGAACCCAACTATAAATGAATGATCTGCTGCAACTACCATTTGATGGCAGATTGTTGgcacataatattttttttttcgccgggccggCGAATAGCCGGCCGATGTATATTAAGAGAAAGAACAGGAATGTATAATGTTGCGTGGTGCGTCAAAGCACCACCATTACCGACACAATTTTTTCCTTCACTATAATATTTGTTCCTTCACTATTTTACCAGGGTTATTTATATGCTGAAAATAATGACCCTTTGTGTTCTCTCTTAGTCATGCAAATTGCTCTACTGTAGATGCTCCTTACAGATGCTCACTTGAAACTTAAAAGAGTTAAGAGAGTTCATTTTGAGTCTAATCTTCACACATGGACATAAGAAAAGGTGGTAAACCGTCATATTTAGCAGTTGATGTTTTGTCTGCTTTACGCATATCTAGTGTTAGTACACTCTGCACGCTGTGTATTCATGTCTTGGTTATGGTCTCTTAGCAGTTTTTTTGTTTATAAGTTTGTATGCTAACTTTGGCTCATATGATTCATTTCAGCCCCTTGCCAGCTGCATTTGACCGTGTCTTGCAGGCATGCCATTTCTCTGCTTCGGAAGCCTGTTGGCTGTACCCATTTCTCCCCCTTAACTAGTAACGCCCTTCACTGCTTTGCACTTCAGGTTGGTGATGCTAGTGGAATCCAGTCACCTGTTTCTTTTGGAGGTTTTGGAAGCTTGACAAGGCATCTTGGTCGTTTGTCAAATGGTACGACTGTACGatcgatattttttttccttaacaaCAAGAGTGCATGATCATAAAATGGTAACATGCATGCTCTAATATGAACAAAACTGAGTCCACAGAAGCAAGAAAAATAAGTCATGCTACTGATCcccccgtctcaaaatataataacttttagcctttagaatttttgtctaaaatataataacttcttcaccaacattctcttcttaaccaatcacaagcctccaccattcaatttcTCCACCTATCTGTAtttctcaatcaatcacaacctACCACCATTTAacttcacctactttcttaataactgtgTCAAACtctaaaaattcttatattataggacagagTTAGTAATTGTCATGGATAGACACCCTATTCCTCAAAAAACGATTTTAAGGGGTCACATCATAGCTATGATGTTATGCTATGTTGAATCAGCAATGAAATTTCTGCACACTGtaactttttctttcctttgaGATACTTATTATCTCTCTCTATGCCCTTCGGCGCTAAAGGTATATATGAAGCAGTTTCAGGAGATCTTCTGGATGCACGTAGTTTGCAGCTGCTGAACCCTTATATGGTTAGGGTACTTATAATTTATTATAGCCCTTCATGTGTAATTTGAAGCAGAAACttattttgttttcattttgcAGCCAAATTTAAGTGCATCATGGTTGTTCCAAAGAGCAATGTCAGCAAGGCCGCAGATCGATGTTTCCCCAACTTTTATCAATGAGCTTCTCTTTGCTAATTTTGAGTCGATGCAGGTAACCTCAGTTATTTATGAGATATACCAtcatttcagatttttttttatctgattAGTTATTTCATACAATGGCCAGAAACTTGGGGATTCAGTACTTCGGCCATTTCTCCAGGTTGATACTAGACTATTGTTCTAAACCACTGTGATTCCCTGCAAAGTGAAAATCTCAGCTTCCGATATTTACTTGAATTGTGTATTTGTAGGATGTAATACAATTTGGACCTCTGGTTAAAACTCTGGGTCTAGTAATGATCACTCGACCACAGATTTTGCCTTCCATTTTTAAGCAGGTAGACTCTTAAAAAACATTCAAGTTATTTTTCTAACTTTGATTTTCAGAAACTTCAGATAAGCTATGCTGGTCAATGGATTTTATCTCCATCTCTTCTTGCTTTAGGCTGGACCTGGAGTCATTCTTAACTGGTCAGGCCATTTTGTGATGCTTGGTTACTATACATTCCTTTCCACCTTTATAGACCCAATCCTCAGGTATAATTGTTGTCATCTATCTCTAACATCGTTATCATATACACAACATATCCATATGTTGATGCTGTTTTCATAACTTTTGAAGGCCTTGGGTTGAATCCTTGCCATTGAGGAACAAATATCAATGGAAACGATATCTCGAAGCATGGAAGTATGGAGCTGGCTTAGATTATCGCCAAGGGGAATAATCAGCTTCTTTTGGAATTAGTCTATATTTCATTGAGAAAGAAATACATACAGATAAAGGAACATATATACCTTTTCTATTAGGTCAAATCACTGTACAGTGTAGATACAAAgaaaatttctttcttttttcagaCCAAGACAGTGAATAACATGTTAGTTATTGAGAACAAGTAATATGCGGTTCACTTGTAAGTACATATTATTAACTGAAGTGAATATGTAATGTCTACATTTTCAAACATTGCAGAACTGAGCTTTATGGAATTCCTGGTGTCGATTGAAAACAAATGTTTGGGTTGCAAGCAAacagtaaaaaataaactcttaTTCTCAAAACAATTGACACTTGCCGGTACAGGAGATTATGCGATTTGTTCATTATCAGATGGCCACACCCCTCACAAATAGCAATAAACATGCAGCTCCAAGAGTTATGAAATTCTCTCTGCCTGACAAGTATGAATAATGTCATGAAATCCAAGAGTTATCAATAGTTGCAGCAAGGGTTACCCTCAGTTTCTAACAGAATAGTATTAACCATCAGGTATATAAATGGACCAGTGTCAGATTTAGGACTTACAAACAAAATTCGATGCAAATTACATTATCCGGATTCTGATTTTGTCAGTGCACCGAAAATCATCTATTCATTTGAACTCAAAATTGCTCAACTATAAGTACACAGCACACAGAACATGTAACTCCAAAATCAATACCTGCAGATTTGTGTTTGAAATTTGACTTCCTTTTCGtgatacattaaaaaaaatggctCCTGCGTTGACAACAGGAGCCATAAATATGTTTTACCTATGCCAAATCCTAAAACCATAAACATGTTCTCTATGCCAAACTCTATCACATTTATCAACAAGTGGATGCTATCTCTTGACACATTCGATCTGGATAGTCAGATCTTGAATCCCAGCCTCATGAAATATATCTGAAGCTTTTTCTCTTATAGAAGACTTGTCAGCTTCTGTTGTGATATGAAGGTGAAAAGTGCCTACAATATCTGTATTTGTTAAGTTCCAGACATGAAAATTATGGACTCCAATGACACCCTTAATCTTCATAACATCATCCAAAGCTTCCTTTATGTCCTTCTCGAGGCTCCTTGGAACTCTTTGCAACAAAATTTCAGCAGAATTCCTCAACAGGGGAAGGACAGAAGAAACAATCATTATTGAAATAAATACTGAGCATATGGGATCTGCTATAAGCCATCCCTTGTACTTGATTAGTAAGGTTGATATCACAACACCAACGCTTCCCATTGTGTCAGCTAGCACATGCAAGAAGATTCCTTCCATGTTATGGTCAATGTGATGTCTATTTCTCGACTTATTATGGTTTTCTGATGACTGTAATCCTCCATTGCAAGAGTGAGCTTCTGAACAATGAGTATGTATACTGTTCAGGGGAATCTCAAGGATTGCTGGATCACTGCTGATATTGCTAATATCTTGATGAGCATGATCTCCACTTTGTTGGTGATGTTCTGAATggtcatgatgatgatgatgatgatgatcgtGGCCATGGCAGTGACTATGATTCTCCTTGCAGGAGTTCTCCGTTAGGCTGTTGTGATGGCTCTCCTCATTGCTACTATCATGGTGGTGATCATGGTGATGGCTCTTATTTGCATCTCCATGATGCTCACAACATGCCCCATTGTGATTTACACCCTGAAGGGCATGATCATGATTGTGATGATCCTCATGCCCATGAACATGAGAATGGGAGTGCGAGTGGGAATGTGAATGGGAGTGCGAGTGAGAATGGGAGTGAGAACAGCTACCGCCGTGTGCATGGTGGTGCTCCTCATGAAAGAAAACCAGTCCAATGACATTAACAACAAGCCCACCTATTGAAACTGTTAACAGACTACTGGTTGATATCTCACGAGGTTCAAGAATCCTCTCAAAGGACTCCAACACAATCAGCGCTCCAACAAGAACCAAGAACACTGCATTGACATACCCAGACAGCACCTCGAACCTGCCCCTTCCATAGTTGTACAATCCATTTGCAGGCAACCTTGCGATGTAGGACGCATAAAGTCCAATTGCCAATGCGGCACAATCAAACAGCATATGGCAAGCGTCGGAGATCAACCCAAGGCTATCACTCATGAACCCGCTGGTAAACTCCACAAACATGTATGCCGTGTTGATCAGCAGAAATGCCGCAATCTTCCTCGACTTCCGTTCGTTCAGGATATGCCGGACTGGCCCCATGATTGCCTCGTACACAGATTCCGACACATCCGCGCTCCCCAGCTCCACATACCCTGATGCAGCCAGCTCCCGACTGGCGATCCACAACAACAATCCGCAAATCAAGAAGCCCGGTAAGGACAGCTTCGGGTAGTACAACAGCTCCAGCACAAGAGTGCACAAGAAAGTCATTGCGAAATCCACGCTTGGCCTGCTGCTACTGCCGTCGTAATCTGGCCGGCGTCCCAAGACCATGCCGAAGACGGCGGCATTGAGGAGCAGCCACCAGAGCTGGCTGATCGGCAGCACAGCTCCACCGTCACCATCACCATCGCCGGCGTCACTGCCACCAACGAAGAAGAGGCCAAGAACCGCAGGCACCGAGAGGAACGCCGCGGCGAGGGCAAATACCGCGGCACGGGCATGGCGGCCGCGGGTGACATGGCGCACGGAGGGTGTTTGATCGGCGGACGAGACGAGGCCGGAGGCGAAGGGGAGGAGAACGAGGAGGTgggaggtggaagaagaagaagacgaaggGGAGGCGAAGAAGAATAGCgcgaaggaggcgacggcgacggagacgacgcggcggcgggaaggGCGGCGGAGCGCGCGGGCGAGGAGGGCCCCCGCGGATTCCGCGAGGACGAGTGTGCCgggggaggcgaggaggcggagggaggcgaagcggaggaggagggtgacGGCGAGGAGCGCCGCGGGGCGGAGGAGGTGCGTGACGGCCGGGAAGGGGtggtgcgccgccgcggcggcggagaagggggggaggaggagggagacggcggcggagaggagggcgaggagagggggcagggaggggaaggaggaggcgggcgcgcgggcggcgggggcgaggaggaagagggagtggagggcgaggaggcggagcagcgcggcggcgtagggggaggaggaggggtggtgGAGGCGGGTCTTGGACGGGGTGGGGAGCGGGGTGGTGGGGAAGCGGAAGGAAGGGTGCGGGGAGAGACGCGGCGGCACGGCCAGCCGGAGGTGCGGCGCGTGGCGGccggccatcggcggcggcggaggatccGAGGGGGGCCGGAAGGGGGACAGGGGGTGGGTGAGGAGGAGAAGCTCTGGTGTGGAC encodes:
- the LOC4345597 gene encoding uncharacterized isoform X1, with amino-acid sequence MLMPPLPVVRLPLPPSAAHAAPTAQWPRALRHRGGGGIEARGDGRGRGRRGVVCAMAAGEAGPGPGPAPSRTQMIMDKISSGEEVGGAGGAYSYNALKRLDQIWSSICEAQSDSKVPEVVTRVQGPLVDYDLGDGSEIFDVLVCGGTLGIFVATALSYKGLRVGIIERNIIKGREQEWNISRKELMELVEVGILSEEEIEQIISSDFNPVRLDVHLRVKVKFGWRTSLILEFRGAIFEGKSLSSISVHDDFAVLNLSDGGSLPCRLVIDAMGNFSPIVRQIRSGRKPDGVCLVVGTCARGFDRNTTSDIIFSSSSIKRAGNSGVQLFWEGFPAGSGPTDRTTYMFTYVDPHSGGPKLEELLETFWDLMPAYEDVVLENLDIMRVIFGIFPTYRNSPLPAAFDRVLQVGDASGIQSPVSFGGFGSLTRHLGRLSNGIYEAVSGDLLDARSLQLLNPYMPNLSASWLFQRAMSARPQIDVSPTFINELLFANFESMQKLGDSVLRPFLQDVIQFGPLVKTLGLVMITRPQILPSIFKQAGPGVILNWSGHFVMLGYYTFLSTFIDPILRPWVESLPLRNKYQWKRYLEAWKYGAGLDYRQGE
- the LOC4345597 gene encoding uncharacterized LOC4345597, with the protein product MLMPPLPVVRLPLPPSAAHAAPTAQWPRALRHRGGGGIEARGDGRGRGRRGVVCAMAAGEAGPGPGPAPSRTQMIMDKISSGEEVGGAGGAYSYNALKRLDQIWSSICEAQSDSKVPEVVTRVQGPLVDYDLGDGSEIFDVLVCGGTLGIFVATALSYKGLRVGIIERNIIKGREQEWNISRKELMELVEVGILSEEEIEQIISSDFNPTRCAFESKGEIWVENILNLGISPAKLVEIMKERFVSSGGAIFEGKSLSSISVHDDFAVLNLSDGGSLPCRLVIDAMGNFSPIVRQIRSGRKPDGVCLVVGTCARGFDRNTTSDIIFSSSSIKRAGNSGVQLFWEGFPAGSGPTDRTTYMFTYVDPHSGGPKLEELLETFWDLMPAYEDVVLENLDIMRVIFGIFPTYRNSPLPAAFDRVLQVGDASGIQSPVSFGGFGSLTRHLGRLSNGIYEAVSGDLLDARSLQLLNPYMPNLSASWLFQRAMSARPQIDVSPTFINELLFANFESMQKLGDSVLRPFLQDVIQFGPLVKTLGLVMITRPQILPSIFKQAGPGVILNWSGHFVMLGYYTFLSTFIDPILRPWVESLPLRNKYQWKRYLEAWKYGAGLDYRQGE
- the LOC4345598 gene encoding metal tolerance protein 8: MAGRHAPHLRLAVPPRLSPHPSFRFPTTPLPTPSKTRLHHPSSSPYAAALLRLLALHSLFLLAPAARAPASSFPSLPPLLALLSAAVSLLLPPFSAAAAAHHPFPAVTHLLRPAALLAVTLLLRFASLRLLASPGTLVLAESAGALLARALRRPSRRRVVSVAVASFALFFFASPSSSSSSTSHLLVLLPFASGLVSSADQTPSVRHVTRGRHARAAVFALAAAFLSVPAVLGLFFVGGSDAGDGDGDGGAVLPISQLWWLLLNAAVFGMVLGRRPDYDGSSSRPSVDFAMTFLCTLVLELLYYPKLSLPGFLICGLLLWIASRELAASGYVELGSADVSESVYEAIMGPVRHILNERKSRKIAAFLLINTAYMFVEFTSGFMSDSLGLISDACHMLFDCAALAIGLYASYIARLPANGLYNYGRGRFEVLSGYVNAVFLVLVGALIVLESFERILEPREISTSSLLTVSIGGLVVNVIGLVFFHEEHHHAHGGSCSHSHSHSHSHSHSHSHSHSHVHGHEDHHNHDHALQGVNHNGACCEHHGDANKSHHHDHHHDSSNEESHHNSLTENSCKENHSHCHGHDHHHHHHHDHSEHHQQSGDHAHQDISNISSDPAILEIPLNSIHTHCSEAHSCNGGLQSSENHNKSRNRHHIDHNMEGIFLHVLADTMGSVGVVISTLLIKYKGWLIADPICSVFISIMIVSSVLPLLRNSAEILLQRVPRSLEKDIKEALDDVMKIKGVIGVHNFHVWNLTNTDIVGTFHLHITTEADKSSIREKASDIFHEAGIQDLTIQIECVKR